From one Solanum lycopersicum chromosome 12, SLM_r2.1 genomic stretch:
- the LOC101254767 gene encoding photosynthetic NDH subunit of subcomplex B 4, chloroplastic isoform X2, with amino-acid sequence MSFTFIKPSIPSPTSELLHPFSKSLRHCPTSPFGNNAGRRHQIERNRVKALPDWPLMAVLVEHMEGQRDLITHKSVWHLSDEAMKNVYTFYIMFTVWGCCFFGSTKDPYYDSEQYRGDGGDGTGHWVYEKQEDIEEEARAELWRDELIEEIEQKVGSLRELEEAGKKEQLVK; translated from the exons ATGAGCTTCACATTCATCAAACCCTCTATTCCTAGTCCTACATCGGAATTGCTGCACCCTTTCAGTAAATCA CTAAGGCATTGTCCAACCTCACCTTTTGGAAATAATGCAGGCAGGAGGCACCAG ATTGAAAGAAATAGGGTGAAGGCACTCCCAGATTGGCCATTAATGGCAGTATTAGTTGAGCATATGGAAGGTCAAAGAGACCTCATAACTCATAAATCTGTTTGGCATCTTAGTGATGAAGCCATGAAGAATGTCT ATACATTTTACATCATGTTCACTGTTTGGGGATGCTGTTTCTTCGGTTCTACCAaa gatCCTTACTATGATTCAGAACAATACAGAGGAGATGGAGGTGATGGTACTGGACATTGGGTCTATGAGAAG CAAGAAGACATCGAAGAAGAAGCGAGAGCAGAGCTGTGGCGTGATGAACTGATAGAGGAGATTGAACAAAAGGTTGGGAGTCTTCGAGAGCTTGAAGAAGCTGGGAAGAAGGAACAGTTGGTCAAATGA
- the LOC101254767 gene encoding photosynthetic NDH subunit of subcomplex B 4, chloroplastic isoform X1, with the protein MSFTFIKPSIPSPTSELLHPFSKSQLRHCPTSPFGNNAGRRHQIERNRVKALPDWPLMAVLVEHMEGQRDLITHKSVWHLSDEAMKNVYTFYIMFTVWGCCFFGSTKDPYYDSEQYRGDGGDGTGHWVYEKQEDIEEEARAELWRDELIEEIEQKVGSLRELEEAGKKEQLVK; encoded by the exons ATGAGCTTCACATTCATCAAACCCTCTATTCCTAGTCCTACATCGGAATTGCTGCACCCTTTCAGTAAATCA CAGCTAAGGCATTGTCCAACCTCACCTTTTGGAAATAATGCAGGCAGGAGGCACCAG ATTGAAAGAAATAGGGTGAAGGCACTCCCAGATTGGCCATTAATGGCAGTATTAGTTGAGCATATGGAAGGTCAAAGAGACCTCATAACTCATAAATCTGTTTGGCATCTTAGTGATGAAGCCATGAAGAATGTCT ATACATTTTACATCATGTTCACTGTTTGGGGATGCTGTTTCTTCGGTTCTACCAaa gatCCTTACTATGATTCAGAACAATACAGAGGAGATGGAGGTGATGGTACTGGACATTGGGTCTATGAGAAG CAAGAAGACATCGAAGAAGAAGCGAGAGCAGAGCTGTGGCGTGATGAACTGATAGAGGAGATTGAACAAAAGGTTGGGAGTCTTCGAGAGCTTGAAGAAGCTGGGAAGAAGGAACAGTTGGTCAAATGA
- the LOC101254767 gene encoding photosynthetic NDH subunit of subcomplex B 4, chloroplastic isoform X3 has product MSFTFIKPSIPSPTSELLHPFSKSQLRHCPTSPFGNNAGRRHQIERNRVKALPDWPLMAVLVEHMEGQRDLITHKSVWHLSDEAMKNIHFTSCSLFGDAVSSVLPKILTMIQNNTEEMEVMVLDIGSMRSKKTSKKKREQSCGVMN; this is encoded by the exons ATGAGCTTCACATTCATCAAACCCTCTATTCCTAGTCCTACATCGGAATTGCTGCACCCTTTCAGTAAATCA CAGCTAAGGCATTGTCCAACCTCACCTTTTGGAAATAATGCAGGCAGGAGGCACCAG ATTGAAAGAAATAGGGTGAAGGCACTCCCAGATTGGCCATTAATGGCAGTATTAGTTGAGCATATGGAAGGTCAAAGAGACCTCATAACTCATAAATCTGTTTGGCATCTTAGTGATGAAGCCATGAAGAAT ATACATTTTACATCATGTTCACTGTTTGGGGATGCTGTTTCTTCGGTTCTACCAaa gatCCTTACTATGATTCAGAACAATACAGAGGAGATGGAGGTGATGGTACTGGACATTGGGTCTATGAGAAG CAAGAAGACATCGAAGAAGAAGCGAGAGCAGAGCTGTGGCGTGATGAACTGA
- the LOC101254767 gene encoding photosynthetic NDH subunit of subcomplex B 4, chloroplastic isoform X4: MSFTFIKPSIPSPTSELLHPFSKSLRHCPTSPFGNNAGRRHQIERNRVKALPDWPLMAVLVEHMEGQRDLITHKSVWHLSDEAMKNIHFTSCSLFGDAVSSVLPKILTMIQNNTEEMEVMVLDIGSMRSKKTSKKKREQSCGVMN; this comes from the exons ATGAGCTTCACATTCATCAAACCCTCTATTCCTAGTCCTACATCGGAATTGCTGCACCCTTTCAGTAAATCA CTAAGGCATTGTCCAACCTCACCTTTTGGAAATAATGCAGGCAGGAGGCACCAG ATTGAAAGAAATAGGGTGAAGGCACTCCCAGATTGGCCATTAATGGCAGTATTAGTTGAGCATATGGAAGGTCAAAGAGACCTCATAACTCATAAATCTGTTTGGCATCTTAGTGATGAAGCCATGAAGAAT ATACATTTTACATCATGTTCACTGTTTGGGGATGCTGTTTCTTCGGTTCTACCAaa gatCCTTACTATGATTCAGAACAATACAGAGGAGATGGAGGTGATGGTACTGGACATTGGGTCTATGAGAAG CAAGAAGACATCGAAGAAGAAGCGAGAGCAGAGCTGTGGCGTGATGAACTGA